The following are encoded in a window of Caloenas nicobarica isolate bCalNic1 chromosome 32, bCalNic1.hap1, whole genome shotgun sequence genomic DNA:
- the EFEMP2 gene encoding LOW QUALITY PROTEIN: EGF-containing fibulin-like extracellular matrix protein 2 (The sequence of the model RefSeq protein was modified relative to this genomic sequence to represent the inferred CDS: inserted 3 bases in 3 codons; deleted 2 bases in 1 codon): GGGALPDAWVPFPTALGDHGTLALPAPPPPAPRGRRPGPGGEPEEYTECSDGYEWDPETEHCKDVDECALPGPLPPCRGRMRCLNHFGGYLCLPRSAALLGPAPAEAPPPPPLAPPPPPLPRPRRRWPRPRRKLPARIRPRPHGACQGEGAGPAGGGGAGLVEGAGPDECGGPGPSPCRPSQDCVNTPGGFECRCPPGYRHRRTECVDEDECXFRWCQHGCANSPGAFXCRCHAGFRLGPDGRSCLDVDECSMGARCSQLCVNTFGSFRCSCRPGFRLRPDGRSCDDVDECSGLSVCRHRCLNSPGSFSCTCPPXYGADGPHCRDRDECAEGTHGCSGTQRCLNTFGGHRCEPRDPPAQSPTSPSPTATGTAPPPPQGTQEF; encoded by the exons gggggtggagccctcccggacgcctgggtcccttttccGACGGCtctcggg gACCATGGGACCCTTGCGCTTCCTGCCCctccccctcctgctcctcgCGGCCGCCGCCCCGGACCTGGAGGAGAGCCCGAGGAGTACACG gAGTGCAGCGATGGGTACGAGTGGGACCCCGAGACCGAGCACTGCAaag ACGTGGACGAGTGCGCGCTGCCGGGGCCCCTCCCGCCCTGCAGGGGGCGCATGCGCTGCCTCAACCACTTCGGCGGGTACCTGTGCCTCCCGCGCTCCGCTGCCCtgctcggccccgcccccgccgaggccccgcccccgccgccgctggccccgcccccgccgccgctgccccgcccccgccgccgctggccccgcccccgaCGCAAACTGCCCGCCCGGATACGGCCCCGCCCCCACGGGGCGTGCCAGggtgagggggcggggccagcgggggggggcggggcggggcttGTGGAGGGGGCGGG aCCTGACGAGTGCGGGGGTCCCGGCCCCTCCCCCTGCCGGCCCAGCCAGGACTGTGTGAACACCCCGGGGGGGTTCGAGtgccgctgcccccccgggtACAGACACCGGCGCACGGAGTGCGTgg ACGAGGACGAGT CGTTTCGCTGGTGCCAACACGGCTGCGCCAACTCCCCGGGGGCCT CCTGTCGCTGCCACGCGGGATTCAGGCTGGGACCCGACGGGCGATCCTGCCTGG ATGTGGACGAATGCTCCATGGGCGcccgctgctcccagctctgtgtCAACACCTTCGGCTCCTTC CGCTGCAGCTGCCGCCCCGGCTTCCGGCTGCGGCCCGACGGGCGGTCATGTGACG ACGTGGACGAGTGCTCCGGCCTGTCCGTCTGTCGCCACCGGTGCCTCAACAGCCCCGGGAGCTTCTCCTGCACCTGCCCCC GCTATGGGGCGGACGGGCCCCACTGCAGGG ACCGTGACGAGTGCGCCGAGGGCACCCACGGGTGCTCGGGGACCCAGCGCTGCCTCAACACCTTTGGGGGGCACCGGTGCGAACCCCGAGACCCCCCTGCCCAGAGCCCTACCAGCCCCTCCCCCACCGCAACGGGTACGGCGCCTCCCCCAccacaggggacccaggagttc
- the FIBP gene encoding acidic fibroblast growth factor intracellular-binding protein has translation MTSDLDIFVGNTTLIDEEVYQLWLDGYTVAEAVSRRLRGGLLEGSGAPVSVLQSDTRDHFRTFQMLERLLHAPPRLRQQLLFQIPPPRQAALIQGYYAFEPALARELLGKKLSKGTKKELDEVSARTGLSLRACRRQFDNFKRVFKAVEELKGPLAELIQQHFLLPPRCRRDYAAIVFFANSRFETGKRRLQFLSFGDLAACAQHMMGHWTQGAMTPEAAEPDGDVPRSFLQDLKELKVLVSDKDLLDQHKSLVCSALRGKISVYNEMETNFKALSRALVNVGLKLPHPRDVRDFFVDLVEKVVEPCRSERWPAGELRLFLSAYAAAPRAMAAFRHQALWERYMAAIGACLLRMYHE, from the exons ATGACAAGCGACCTCGACATCTTCGTGGGGAACACGACGCTGATCGATGAGGAGGTTTATCAGCTCTGGCTGGACGGATACACGG TGGCCGAGGCCGTGTCCCGCCGGCTCCGGGGGGGCCTCCTGGAGGGCTCGGGCGCCCCGGTTTCCGTCCTGCAGAGCGACACCCGCGACCATTTCCGCACCTTCCAGATGCTGGAGCGGCTGCTGCACGCGCCCCCCCGGCTGcgccagcagctgctcttccagaTCCCGCCCCCCCGGCAGGCCGCGCTCATCCAGGG CTATTACGCCTTTGAGCCGGCTCTGGCGCGGgagcttttggggaaaaaactgTCGAAAGGGACCAAAAAGGAGCTGGACGAGGTCAGCGCCAGGACCGGGCTGAGCCTGCGCGCCTGCCGGAGACAg ttcGACAATTTCAAGCGGGTGTTCAAGGCGGTGGAGGAATTGAAGGGACCCCTGGCCGAGCTGATCCAGCAGCATTTCCTGCTGCCCCCCCGCTG ccgcagGGATTACGCCGCCATCGTGTTTTTCGCCAACAGCCGCTTCGAGACGGGGAAACGGCGGCTGCAGTTCCTGAGCTTTGGGGACCTGGCGGCTTGTGCCCAGCACATGATGGGACATTGGACACAGGGGGCGATGA cGCCCGAGGCGGCCGAGCCCGACGGGGACGTCCCGCGCTCGTTCCTGCAGGACCTGAAGGAGCTGAAGGTGCTTGTGAGCGACAAGGACCTGCTGGACCAGCACAAGAG cctggtGTGCTCGGCGCTGCGGGGGAAGATCTCGGTCTATAACGAGATGGAAACGAACTTCAAG GCGCTGTCGCGGGCGCTGGTGAACGTGGGGCTCAAGCTGCCCCACCCCCGCGACGTGCGGGATTTCTTCGTGGACCTGGTGGAGAAG GTGGTGGAGCCGTGCCGCTCGGAGCGCTGGCCGGCGGGGGAGCTGCGCCTGTTCCTCAGCGCCTACGCGGCCGCGCCGCGCGCCATGGCGGCCTTCCG GCACCAGGCGCTGTGGGAACGCTACATGGCGGCCATCGGCGCCTGTTTGCTGCGCATGTACCACGAGTGA